The following coding sequences lie in one Myxococcus xanthus genomic window:
- a CDS encoding ATP-dependent helicase, which yields MSSRTDTLQAPATTPSLRIDYAALLNEEQLRAVEAGEGPVLVIAGAGSGKTRTLTFRVARMLERGVPPEGILLLTFTNKAAREMTRRVEELAGAFVDVRRILGGTFHHAAHVLLRQYAGVLGFSTNFTVLDREDARDLMVTCIAERRLKSDKRFPRPDLVLDLVSLAANLQQPVSHVLMDRRPQMLPLAPEVLAAAARFQQRKAQMHLMDFDDLLVHLKRLLTHHPDVKAQLTERFRCVLVDEYQDTNRLQGDLVDLLAGERKDLTVVGDDCQSIYSFRGADFTNIIGFPERYPGCSVHALTRNYRSTPEILRLANTSIALNTNQFPKVLTAARSPGVKPLIVPARDAGEQAADVAQRIGELRDQGLSLEAMAVLYRAHNHSLELQLELTRRGIPFRVRSGVRFFEQSHIKDVLAHLRLVNNPGDELAFKRVIRRVPGVGPATAEHLWTALRALPEGTPLAEGLAHADVRAHLPRKAQKGFQAFGDLMGRLTLPEASPSPGRLIEDVLAGGYADFLRAEFSEEEHREDDVRQLAEFAGRFEDVARFLSEIALVSEFAAGEALREEGPEACLTLSTVHQAKGLEWRAVFVLWLADGRFPLSLATRLPEEEEEERRLFYVALTRARDTLVLVYPQSVLPRDGERILLRPSRFLQELPGGEDAPFDRCILSTLEAEPEAAVGQDGPPPGGSDPVD from the coding sequence ATGTCCTCCCGCACCGATACGCTCCAGGCTCCGGCCACGACGCCCTCGCTGCGGATCGACTATGCCGCGCTCCTCAACGAGGAGCAGCTGCGGGCGGTGGAGGCAGGGGAGGGGCCCGTGCTGGTGATTGCTGGCGCGGGCTCCGGCAAGACGCGCACGCTGACCTTCCGGGTGGCGCGAATGCTGGAGCGAGGCGTGCCCCCCGAGGGCATCCTCCTGCTCACGTTCACCAACAAGGCGGCCCGGGAGATGACGCGCCGGGTGGAGGAGCTGGCCGGCGCCTTCGTGGACGTGCGGCGCATCCTGGGTGGCACCTTCCACCATGCCGCGCACGTGCTGCTGCGCCAGTACGCGGGCGTGCTGGGCTTCTCCACGAACTTCACCGTGCTGGACCGCGAGGACGCGCGGGACTTGATGGTGACGTGCATCGCCGAGCGCCGCCTCAAGAGCGACAAGCGCTTCCCCCGGCCGGACCTGGTGTTGGACCTGGTGTCCCTGGCGGCCAACCTCCAGCAGCCCGTGTCACACGTGCTGATGGACCGCCGGCCGCAGATGTTGCCGCTGGCGCCCGAGGTGCTCGCCGCCGCCGCGCGTTTCCAGCAGCGCAAGGCGCAGATGCACCTGATGGACTTCGATGACCTGCTGGTGCACCTCAAGCGCCTGCTGACGCACCATCCGGACGTGAAGGCGCAGCTCACCGAGCGCTTCCGCTGCGTGCTCGTGGACGAGTACCAGGACACCAACCGGCTCCAGGGCGACCTGGTGGATCTGCTCGCCGGGGAGCGCAAGGACCTCACGGTGGTGGGGGACGACTGCCAGTCCATCTACAGCTTCCGGGGGGCGGACTTCACCAACATCATCGGCTTCCCTGAACGCTACCCGGGCTGCTCCGTCCACGCGCTGACGCGAAACTACCGCTCCACGCCGGAAATCCTACGGCTGGCCAACACCTCCATCGCCCTCAACACGAACCAGTTCCCCAAGGTGCTGACGGCGGCCCGGTCCCCGGGCGTCAAGCCGCTCATCGTCCCCGCCCGGGATGCCGGGGAGCAGGCCGCCGACGTGGCCCAGCGCATCGGTGAGCTCCGTGACCAGGGCCTGTCCCTGGAGGCCATGGCGGTGCTGTACCGGGCCCACAATCACTCGCTGGAGCTCCAACTGGAGCTGACCCGGCGCGGCATCCCTTTCCGGGTGCGCTCCGGCGTCCGCTTCTTCGAGCAGTCCCACATCAAGGACGTGCTGGCCCACCTCCGGCTGGTGAACAACCCCGGGGATGAGCTGGCCTTCAAGCGTGTCATCCGGCGCGTCCCAGGCGTGGGACCGGCGACCGCCGAGCACCTCTGGACCGCCCTGCGCGCATTGCCGGAGGGGACACCCCTGGCGGAGGGGCTGGCCCATGCGGACGTCCGTGCGCACCTGCCACGCAAGGCGCAGAAGGGATTCCAAGCCTTCGGTGACCTGATGGGGCGGCTGACCCTGCCGGAGGCGTCCCCCTCACCGGGACGGCTCATCGAGGACGTCCTCGCCGGGGGCTACGCGGACTTCCTCCGGGCGGAGTTCTCCGAGGAGGAGCACCGGGAGGACGACGTCCGCCAACTGGCGGAGTTCGCAGGCCGCTTCGAGGACGTGGCGCGCTTCCTGTCGGAGATCGCCCTGGTGTCGGAGTTCGCGGCGGGAGAGGCCCTGAGGGAAGAGGGGCCGGAGGCGTGCCTGACGCTGTCCACCGTCCATCAGGCCAAGGGACTGGAGTGGCGGGCCGTCTTCGTCCTGTGGCTGGCGGACGGGCGGTTTCCGCTGTCACTGGCCACGCGCCTGCCTGAGGAGGAGGAAGAGGAGCGGCGGCTGTTCTACGTGGCCCTGACGCGGGCACGGGACACCCTGGTGCTGGTGTACCCCCAGTCGGTGCTGCCCCGGGACGGGGAGCGGATCCTCCTGCGGCCGTCCCGCTTCCTCCAGGAACTGCCCGGCGGGGAGGACGCACCGTTCGACCGGTGCATCCTGTCCACCCTGGAGGCGGAGCCCGAGGCGGCCGTGGGGCAGGACGGGCCCCCTCCGGGTGGATCGGACCCGGTGGACTGA
- a CDS encoding Hsp70 family protein, producing MADRPRIIGIDLGTTNTLVASVRNRIPKIVPTDRGNLTLPSVVALSARGDLLVGGVAKDQMVTNPKNTLWGTKRLIGRKYNSKSVEELKGYFPYDIVEGANGDTAVMMGGKLYSLPQVSSFVLGQVKTIAEQFLGGPIEGAVISVPAYYNDNQRNAVKEAGRLAGFDVKRIVNEPTAAALAYGFNRGLDQKVLVYDLGGGTFDVSVLHLAGNVFEVLATGGDTFLGGADFDNRIMEYVLERFREETKVDLNTENPIAIQRIKNAAEAAKIDLTLIPNVVIDLPFIDERKGKPVDLRIPLTREFLNSLTGDLVDRTFEICDRVLEEKGISRAEIDEIILVGGQSRMPLVQQKIQAHFGKAPRKGVHPDECVALGAALLGDSLGSIDAVTLLDALSMPIGYAMPNGRVKRIIEKNSLIPMVKSFRLPPPKEPGSPFIELDIYQGDSDLLVDNEYLGTVRVPSAAAGRKIDFRLTEECLLQVTVEEASGMRKVDLATRDTPEQLKRALQEVASRHSQQVPSSSSSGSDDRGLFSSIKSIFRRG from the coding sequence ATGGCGGACAGACCTCGCATCATCGGGATTGACCTCGGCACCACCAACACGCTGGTGGCGTCCGTCCGCAACCGCATCCCGAAGATCGTCCCCACCGATCGCGGCAACCTCACGCTGCCCTCCGTCGTGGCGCTGTCGGCGCGCGGCGATCTGCTGGTGGGCGGGGTGGCCAAGGATCAGATGGTCACCAACCCCAAGAACACGCTCTGGGGGACCAAGCGGCTCATCGGGCGGAAGTACAACTCCAAGTCGGTGGAGGAGCTCAAGGGCTACTTCCCCTACGACATCGTCGAGGGAGCCAACGGGGACACCGCGGTGATGATGGGCGGCAAGCTGTACTCGCTGCCCCAGGTGTCCAGCTTCGTGCTGGGCCAGGTGAAGACCATCGCGGAGCAGTTCCTGGGCGGCCCCATCGAAGGGGCGGTCATCTCCGTCCCGGCCTACTACAACGACAACCAGCGCAACGCGGTGAAGGAGGCCGGCCGGCTGGCGGGCTTCGACGTGAAGCGCATCGTCAACGAGCCCACCGCCGCGGCGCTGGCCTACGGCTTCAACCGGGGCCTGGATCAGAAGGTCCTCGTCTACGACCTGGGCGGCGGCACCTTCGACGTGTCCGTGCTGCACCTGGCGGGCAATGTCTTCGAGGTCCTGGCCACCGGCGGCGACACCTTCCTGGGTGGGGCGGACTTCGACAACCGCATCATGGAGTACGTGCTGGAGCGCTTCCGGGAGGAGACCAAGGTCGACCTCAACACGGAGAACCCCATCGCGATCCAGCGCATCAAGAACGCGGCGGAGGCGGCGAAGATCGACCTCACGCTGATCCCCAACGTCGTCATCGACCTGCCCTTCATCGACGAGCGCAAGGGCAAGCCGGTGGATCTGCGCATCCCCCTGACGCGCGAGTTCCTCAACAGCCTCACCGGCGACCTGGTGGACCGCACGTTCGAGATCTGCGACCGCGTGCTGGAAGAGAAGGGCATCTCCCGCGCGGAGATCGACGAAATCATCCTGGTGGGCGGCCAGAGCCGCATGCCGCTGGTGCAGCAGAAGATCCAGGCGCATTTCGGCAAGGCGCCGCGCAAGGGCGTCCACCCGGACGAGTGCGTGGCCCTGGGCGCGGCGCTGCTGGGCGACTCGCTGGGCAGCATCGACGCGGTGACGCTGCTGGACGCGCTGTCCATGCCCATCGGCTACGCGATGCCCAACGGGCGCGTGAAGCGCATCATCGAGAAGAACTCGCTGATTCCCATGGTGAAGAGCTTCCGCCTGCCTCCGCCGAAGGAGCCGGGCTCGCCCTTCATCGAGCTGGACATCTACCAGGGGGACAGTGACCTGCTGGTGGACAACGAATATCTGGGCACGGTGCGCGTGCCCTCGGCCGCCGCCGGCCGGAAGATCGACTTCCGCCTCACCGAGGAGTGTCTGCTCCAGGTGACGGTGGAGGAAGCGAGCGGCATGCGCAAGGTGGACCTCGCCACCCGCGACACGCCGGAGCAGCTCAAGCGGGCGCTCCAGGAGGTCGCGTCGCGTCACTCACAGCAGGTGCCCAGCTCCAGCAGCAGCGGGAGCGACGACCGGGGGCTCTTCTCGAGTATCAAGAGCATCTTCCGGAGGGGCTAG